The nucleotide sequence GCGATGCAGCGGGGCGCACCTGCGGCCGAGCAGGCAGGGAATAATCGACCGCTGCGGGCGCTAGCCTATTGTTCTCCTCCAGGATGCATGCAGTATCCGGCTTTGGGCAAAATCATTTTCTGGGGGGCACGATGTGGCAGGGCATCCAGCGCCGCTTTTATTCGATGATGTACTATTTCGGTCGGACGCCGCCGACGTCCGCCGAGATTGATGCGGCTTTCGAAAAAATCGAAGCAGAAGCGACAGTCTCGGCTGATGATGATCCATGGTGCGATTGCCAGGTGAAGGCAGGCTCCACCACCATTCAATGCAAGACCAGACGGACGTCGGCTTGCGAGGCGATGGGCGAGGTCAGGCGCGACGTGAACGCGATTCCGCACAAGGTGGGCTTCTGCAGAAGTGTGTCGGAGGGGTCGAGATGAGGGAGGCTGTGCGACAATGGAGCGGCTGGCTCTGGATCTCGCTTTCTGGCGTTTTGCTTTCCGGATGTGCGACGGTCGTTCCTAACTTCGATATTCCGGCCGATCAGAACGGACCGACCATCCATTCGATTTCGCGACGGGTGAGCTGCGAACTGGTGCAGTTGATCGAGCGGGGTGACGCGATGTCGGAGACCTTGCTCGGCGACGACATGGTCGTTGCCGTCCAGCTCAATCTGACGGTCAACGATACAGGAGGCCTCAGCCCATCTCTGACTTACGTCAACGCGCCCTTTGCGTTCGGTTTGGGCGGGGCGCTCAGCCAATCGCGCGAGCAAAACTTCACGCAGAAGTACTATTATTCGGTGCGGGCTCTGCGAAAGGAGGCGGCGGAGGTGAGAAAGCTGGGTGGCAATCTGGCGGAATGCTGGCCGACCGATACAAATCTCGCAGGCGAACTCGGTCTCAAACGAACCGTCGAGCTCGCCCTGACTGCGCAGCACGTGGCTTGGGACAAGAAGCTTTCCGACGACGGTGGCGTCTTCGGGGGGTACGTCAATTTCGTCGTCACGAAAAATGTAAATGGTGGTCCGATCTGGACGCTCACCAGTTTCGTCGGACCCGGAAGCACTCTTGGATCGTTCTCGGAGGTCAACACGGACAAGCTGACTTTCGCGTTTGCGCGCGGCGACAAGGCCGGCACGCTGTTCCGGGAGTCCGGTCGGGTGAAGGCGGATCGGCTCATCGAGCAGATCAATATCAATCAGCTGACGACCCAGTTGTCAGGAGTTCGTCCATTGAGATGATCGTGGTGATCGAGATCGAGCGATGAACGACATCTTTTTCACCTCGTTAGGGCCACGCCGAGGATCGCAGATTCGGCGGGTTGCGGGCGGAACGCGCCGCGGCAGAGCGACCGTGGCTGGGAGATCCAGGCGCTCGGGACCGACGCATGGACATCGATCGACCATGCGCCGAAAACCGGCGTGGCGGCGGCATGAGGAGGCTGGCAATCCTGGTCCAGATGGACGAACCGAACTTCAAATCCGATCGTCTCATTCGTCGCGGAGTGGACGGTCCCGGTCCCGCCCGCCGTCGCGGAACACCGGACCTGTATCATAGATTGCGCAGGCTGACATGTGAGATGGGTTACGATTCAAGGTTTTGCTGTGAGTGACATGGAGTTTGCGCCACGGACAACGCGGCGTCTGGCCGATCACAGATCGCCGGGATCCATGGAGCCCGGCCCGATGCCGGCGGTCGGCTCAGGCCTTGCGGAGCAGGTCTCGGCCTTGTTGCCGCTGCCGCCGCTTCGCCGGCGGTGAGGCGGGTTTGCGGCGAGATCTCGCGGCGGTCGTGCCACGATCCTGCGAACCGAGCGAGGGGCGCAGCCGCGCATCAGGGATCCGCGGCAGCTTCGGCTGGGGCCAGTTCAGCTTCTCCTTGTCGTTCTCGTCGACTTCGTGCGGCATGGGCAAGGTGCCTCCGGCCCTGACATAGGCGTCGAGCACGGCGTCGCTCCACAGCTTCATCGCCTGGGTCTTCAAGGGCATCTCTTGGCTGGTGAGGTAGAACTCCCGCGTGACGGCCGACATCTCGTCGTCCGCCTCGTTGCGGTCGCGCGGCAGAACGTGGCCGAGCAGGGCCGACACGGCGGCCCCGGACACCTTGTCGGGTTGCGCCTTCATGAAGTCCGTCGCAATGGTTCTCACGAGGTGCGGCCAGAAGCGCGGCAAGCCTTCGAGATAGTTCTTCGTGCGCTCGCCTTTGCGGGTCTTCTTCCGGCCGCCCATGGCGCGCAGATGTCCGTTGAGGCTGCTCGGAAACAGTCCAGGATCCGAGTTGTCAGGGTGTCCGCGGCGACTCTTCCTGCGCGAGGAGGCAAACAGCCAGCCGCTGATGCTGCGCAGGCCGCGCTTCCTGGTGACGATCACCTCAAAGTCGCGCTGGCAACACCGCACGATGTGAAGCAAGAACGGCGGGATCGGGAGCATGAAGCGGCGCTTGTTCTTGACGCCCTCGGCCGGCCATTCCGCCGTGCCCCATGGTTGAGCGGCCGTGGACAAAGGGTTGAGCGGATCTTGGTACTTCAAGTCGTCGCGCTTGAGCTGGCTGCAGGTAAACTTCCGGTTCAGCGTGAAGATCAGCCACCAGAGGCCGGCCCGGACCGCGGGCGAGACCTTCCGGTTTCCGCTCCGCTCGGCGCAGTACCGTTCGTGGATCACGAGCAGCTTGCCGAGCGCGTCGATCTTGAACGCTTCCCGGGCAGCGTTGAAATCGCGGTCGCGTTGCTCCATCTGCTCGATTTCAGCGGCCGACGGCTGCGGGGGCCTGATCTCCTCCCACCACGGCACGACGCCGACGAGTCCGCTCTCGATGGTTCGTTCGGAACGGGCCCAGGTCAGCGTGGCCCGAACCCAGGCGAGCGTCTTGCAGCAGGCGCCGTGCCCTCGCTCGCGGTGGACGGCATCGAGCAGCTCGATCAGGTCGACGTCGGTCAGATTGGAGAGCCTCTTGGCCCGCCAGGCGGCGAACTGGGGCTTGTCGAAGCAGCCCGCGATGTCCTTCAGGGTGGCTGGCGCCGGCGGCCTGACGCGCTTGCCTTTCTTGCGCTTGACCTGGCGCGAGGCCTGGAATTCGCGGTCAAGGTCGGCCCAGCTCCACCCCTTTGTGTGCGGACGTCTGCCCGATCGCATCGCATAGTAGCGCGCGCCGGCGCTGTCTCGGGCCTTCGTCACAGTGAGATAACTGTCGTCGCCGGGCTCGCGTTTGGCGTTGCCGATCCGCTTCATCTGGCCGTTGACGCGGACGAACCAGCCGACGCGGGACCCGCGCTGGCGCAGGACCAGGTAGCGCAACTGTGTGTCGCAGTAGTCGTAGAACTCATTCGAGTCCTTGGCGCGCGCCGCACGGGCCAGCGCCTCGGCCACGATCTCGGCGGTGATCAGAACCCGCGTCGACTTCTCAGGCGATTTGCGTGAGCGTGACATGGCCCACCTCCGTGGCCCCGTAGCATTATCGTAGCATGGAGGGGCGGCGAGGGGACGGAAAATCGCCCCTGCAAGTGCCTGACCGGGTGGGGGTTTCCCGGGCATTTCGGCCCGGGTCGGCGCAAAAGTCCCGCGCCAAGGACTCAAACCGTTAGAGCACGGGAATCATAATCCTGGGGTCGGGGGTTCGAGTCCCTCCCCCGCTACCACCTTTCCCCACACTCCTTTGACTTGGTTGGGATAGGCCATTTCCCCGAGCAGGGCATTTAGCCGGCCTGCTATCTCCACGGCTACACCACCTGGGCGCGCTGGATCGCGGAACACAGTGACCGTCTCGACCAGGTCTCTGATGGCTTCGGCGGCCTCTCCGTCGCCTGCACTGGCACCTTTTGCTAGCGCTTCTTCAAGCCGACCGAGTTGCTCCTCGTATCGTTTGAGGATGGCCGGATGCAGCGCGACTTCCTTCGGGGCGAGCGGTTCACTCTGCAACTCCTCGGATATCCGCTTTCGTTCGGCATCCAGTGCGGTTGATCGCGGTCCGAGAACAGACGGATCGCCATGTCCTTTTGCAATCGCATCCACCAGTCGTTCGATTTCCCGGTTTAATTGCCCTAGCTGCTGCTCAAGGCGCTGCCGTTTTGCATTTGATGTAGCTGCGAGGCGCTTCCGCTCCTCTAGATATGTGCGCACGTACTCCGAAAGAACCTTCGGCGCGCGCAATTCGGTCTTTAGCCCGCTGAGGACTGCACTCTCGACCGTGTCTAAATAGAACGTCTTGGCGTCAGGACACATGCCACTTTCGGTGGCCGCCGAGCAGCGAATCCGAACGCGCCCCGATTTGTCCCGTCCATTCGTTGCCATACCCGAGCCGCATGAACCGCAACAAGCCAGATAGCATCCGACGGGCCCGACGTTGATGGCTGGGGTGGCCGTGGCTGCGCTCCCCTTTGCGTTGCTGGGCAGCTGTGAACAACTCTGGACTGACAATTGCAAGATGCGGCACTTCAGCAATCTGCCAGTCACTCCTCGGATTCGGTCGTGACAGGCGCTTTCCCGAGTCGGGATCTTTCACCATCCTGACCTTGTTCCAGACGAGGCGCCCTACATAAAGCTCGTTCTGCAGAATTCCGGCGCCACGCTCAACGTTGCCATTGATAGTTGAAGCATTCCATGCGCGCCCTCGCGGAGGTGATACCCTTTCCTTGTTGAGATCGTGTGCGATCTCGCGAGGCGTTCGACCGTCCACGTATTCCTGAAAGATGCGCCGGATCACTTGTGCCTCGGCCTCGAGGACGACCCGTTCGCCGCTTTTTCCGGCAACCGCGGCGTATCCGTATGTCAGGCCACCTCCAGCCAAACCTTGCTTGACCCGCCCTGCTTGGCCACGACGTACCTTGTGAGCGTTGTCTTCACGATAGAGTTGTCCGACCAAGCCGCGAAGGCCGACCAGCACGGTGTTGACAACACCTTCGTGAACCGCCCGGATCTCGATTCCGAGAAAAGACAGCCGCTTATGGATGCCTGCGAGATCTTCCATGTCGCGAGAAAGACGATCGAGCGCTTCGACGATTATTACGTCAAAGGATCTCTCCCGCGCTTGGTCCAAATCCGAAGAAGGCCTTCGCGTCCCATGACTGAGCCACCCGAACGGGCCCGATCCTCATAGGTGCTGATAACGGTTAAGCCTTCCCGTTCGGCATAGCTTTGACAAAGCGAAAGCTGATCTTCAATCGAACGTTCATTCTGAAGATCGGATGAGAATCGAGCATAGATCGTCGCTCTCTTCCTTGTCGTCTCTTCGATTGGCGAGCTCTCTTTCATGATCTTCCCTCGCGGCCACACGAGCAAGTACGCGCGCGAGGCGTAAGATCGCCTTGTCTGGATTCGTCTGCAAGGACAATTTGCGATGTGTGTCCCGCACGATTGAACCTCTAGGCCATTGCGCAGCTCAACGAGGTGCACGCACCAGCGCTGGCGGCAATCGATAAGAGGTGGGGGGAAGTGATCATTTCTAGCATCATGCTCGGATGGTGCCTAAGCGCAACTGTCGCTACGAACTCGTCGTGCAATCGGGTGCCCCGGCGAACAAAAGAGAGGAGCCAACGGCTTCGCTCCCGCCGAAGTGATGCTGTTGGGCGGCACACCCTTTGCATCTGGCGATTACCTGGATCGAAACCGCCGGGCCCGTCACGAGGAGGACTCCAAGTTATCGATTTCGCTGCCAGTTCGTCCTGAATGGAATCCGTAGTTAGCCCGTATGATCGAGGCGGTGTTGGAGGACTCAAGTGTCCCTGGACAGGTGGTCGATCCAGGCGAGCGGGACATGGTCTCGGCGGTTCTGGCGACGACCAGACTGACCAAAGCATGCTTTTTGCCTGTGTGACCGCTATGGCTCCGACCTATGCGCCTGGAGATTGCGTAAAGCCGGCGGAACCGGAGGAGAGCAGGCAGCCTGGCCGCGGAGATCTTGCTCGCTTCGTTGCAAATCAGTCTTTAGACATGGATCCGTCCGAGCGGCGACCCCGTGGTTTCGGTCGGTTCTTCCTGTAGGCGCTGGGCGTCTCCAGCCTCGCCGAGCCGTCGCGCCCGAAGCTTTCGCCTAACCTGGCAGTTCCGCCAGTACGTGATGGAGTCAAGCTCGGATCCGGAACGATACCATGCGGTCCGGTTACAGCTTCCAAACGGCATCTTGCTCTATGGACCGGACCCACGCGGTCGACACGCTCGTCGCCGTCCTCCGGAGACCACTTCAGGTTTGACCTGAGCGAATTCGGAGGCCCCCTTCGCCATCAGACGACTGTTTCGATGAGACTGGCGTCGGACCAAGCGAAGCGCAGCGCGTCGTCGCTGCTGATCTTGGAGCAGATCGATGCCTTTCGCCGGTGCGCGGACCCTTGGCTCACGACCGAAAGGTGGAGGAACTGACGGAGATCCACCGGATGGACAGTACAATCCTCTTGCCCTCGTAGCTGCTGAAGGGATCGCAGGCCACATATGAGTAGCGTCCGAGTAATGAGTGTTTTGCTGCGCTGTCGAGAGCTTGATGTGCGAGACGTCGCATCGCCGTGACCGGCTCGACCAGCGCAATTCGCGGACGTGCATCAGGCTTACGAGCCGACATCCCCAACGCCGCGAACCGAAGCTCTCGCATTGGTCGTACCCGCTCGATCGATTCTTTGCAAAGATCGTGCGCCCTTATGGGCGAGCTCAGCATCATTCTCGAATTCATCGCAAACAACGGGTCGATGTCATTACCAAGCTGATCGGCCTTGCGGTTGCGCGCGATCTCGAGCCGGCGTGCATGTGGACGCGTAAGAACGGAGAGTCTTGTTCTTGGCTGTGAATAGGACGATGCGGCGAACCATGGCTGGCTATGGCTCGTGTGAGATGAAGGCTGATCGCAGGGCTATCATGGCGAATGCGTAGCCAAACCGTGCGCAGCATATTCAGCTGGAAGAAGTGCTCAAGGCAACTTTTCCGGCAGACCTATCGAGCTGGTAGCAAAGGCCGAACTCCGATCCGACGTTGTTCAGCGGGTTAGCGATGCAATAGGGGGTGCTTGCGGAATATTGTGGGACCGAGAACTTTGCGTCTGGTAACCTCACAAGTTTCGCGCGGCTGCGACCAGCGCCCATTTCGACAAACCTTAGTATAGGTTTTGCAGCCCATACCATATTGCCCAATTACCTTTGTAGGGTTGAGCACTCGTCAGGTTGTTTGTACTTTCGATCGACCCTGATCGATGGGGCGGCGCGAGGCCTGAACTGATGCCTTGCTTGAAGTCGTTGCGTTCCAATCAGGTGTGAAGGCGAACATCCTGAGTCGGACCTTTGGCCGATTGCAAAAGGGCAGGGGCTTTATCTTAAGACACTATTCGAGATCGCGATCAGCGATCAGAACGGCGGAGCCAATATTCATTCGAGCGACGAGGATGGAGAAGCGGAGGATTGGGCGCGTTATGCTCAGGAACGCGTGAGCTCTTAGAGTAGCCGATAACGCTTCCCTCATACTACGGGCTTTAGCGCAGTCGCCGCATTGACGATCATTGCCGTAGCGCAAGTTGCTGGCGAATTTGCATCCCCCTCTTGAAATGCGAGTCGAGATGGCATTTACCGAGCTTTTCATCAAACGTCCGGTATTGTCGATCGTCGTCAGTTGCCTGATCTTACTGATCGGCTTTCGCGCGGCCACCGTACTGCCGATCCGGCAATATCCCAAACTATCTAATACGGTCGTCAATATCACGACTTCCTATCCTGGGGCCTCCGCTGACATGATCCAGGGGTTCATCACCACTCCCCTGGAGCAGGCAGTCGCTTCCGCCGAGGGCGTCGACTACATTAGTTCCTCATCGGTGCTCGGTACCTCCACGATTCAAGTCTACATCAAGCTCAATTTTGATCCCAACGAAGCGCTCACCGAGGTGCTCTCCAAGGTCAACTCAGTCAAATACTTAATCCCGAAGGAATCAAACGATCCGGTCGTCACTAAGTCGACCGGTCAGGCCACCGCTGTCATGTATATCGCCTTTTCCAGCGAGGAACTGGCGGCCAGCGCGATCTCCGACTACCTCTCGCGCGTTGTGCAACCCGTTATGTCAACCGTCGACGGCGTCGCAGCGGCAGACATCCTGGGCGGCCAGAGTTTTGCGATGCGGCTATGGCTCGATACCGCGAAAATGGCAGGGCACGGCGTGTCGCCGGCTGAAGTTTCGGCTGCAATCGCCGCTAACAACTTCCAGGCCGCGGCCGGCCAGACCAAGGGCTATTTCACTATCTCCGATGTCACGGCAAACACGGATCTGCGGAGTGTCGATGACTTCAAGCGCATGATCGTCAAATCCAATGACGGGGGCTTTGTGCGCATGGAGGACATTGCGATAGTCGAGCTTGCCGCGCAGACCACAGACACTAGCGTCGCAATGAACGGCGAGCACGCGGTCTTTATCGGCGTTCGGGCAAGCCCGCAAGGCAATCCGCTAAACATAGCGCGAGGCGTTCGGGCGCTGTTTCCAGAAATGGAGCGTAACCTGCCGCCGTCACTGAAGATGAAAGTGGCCTACGACTCCACCAAATTCATTCAATCGTCGCTCGATGAAGTGGAGAAGACGCTCATCGAGGCCGTAGTGATCGTTGTGGTGGTAATCTTCCTATTCCTGGCCTCGCTGCGGTCGGTCATCATTCCTGTGGTCACTATTCCGTTCTCGCTCGTTGGTGTCTGCAGCATGATGCTGGCGCTGGGGTTTTCATTCAATCTCCTGACTTTCCT is from Bradyrhizobium sp. ISRA430 and encodes:
- a CDS encoding recombinase family protein, whose product is MKESSPIEETTRKRATIYARFSSDLQNERSIEDQLSLCQSYAEREGLTVISTYEDRARSGGSVMGREGLLRIWTKRGRDPLT
- a CDS encoding recombinase family protein translates to MDQARERSFDVIIVEALDRLSRDMEDLAGIHKRLSFLGIEIRAVHEGVVNTVLVGLRGLVGQLYREDNAHKVRRGQAGRVKQGLAGGGLTYGYAAVAGKSGERVVLEAEAQVIRRIFQEYVDGRTPREIAHDLNKERVSPPRGRAWNASTINGNVERGAGILQNELYVGRLVWNKVRMVKDPDSGKRLSRPNPRSDWQIAEVPHLAIVSPELFTAAQQRKGERSHGHPSHQRRARRMLSGLLRFMRLGYGNEWTGQIGARSDSLLGGHRKWHVS